In a genomic window of Coregonus clupeaformis isolate EN_2021a chromosome 27, ASM2061545v1, whole genome shotgun sequence:
- the LOC121542226 gene encoding phospholipase A and acyltransferase 3-like, whose protein sequence is MGMLLCKSLLLCCQYQTKPQPGDLIEIFRGTYQHWALYVGEGYIVHLCPPTEAAGAGAYSLVSVLCDTAVVTKERLEEIVGKDRFLVNNLLDGKHKPRSVYDILRDARSLLGLEMPYCILRGNCEHFVTELRYGKGESQQVYYALGVGVRAVAIGMKALNAASSISCVKSKQKRILL, encoded by the exons TTGTTATGTAAAAGTCTGCTATTGTGTTGTCAATATCAAACAAAGCCTCAACCTGGGGACCTGATTGAGATATTCCGTGGGACCTATCAGCACTGGGCCTTGTATGTTGGAGAAGGTTACATCGTCCACCTCTGTCCCCCCA CTGAGGCAGCTGGGGCTGGTGCCTACAGCCTGGTGTCTGTGCTGTGTGACACAGCCGTTGTGACCAAGGAGAGGCTGGAGGAGATAGTGGGGAAGGACAGGTTCCTTGTCAACAACCTGCTGGATGGCAAACACAAACCCCGGAGTGTTTATGACATACTGAGGGATGCCCGCAGCCTGCTGGGCCTGGAGATGCCTTACTGCATCCTGAGGGGAAACTGTGAACACTTTGTCACCGAGCTGAGATATGGGAAGGGAGAGTCCCAGCAG GTATATTATGCTCTGGGCGTAGGTGTTAGAGCAGTGGCGATTGGCATGAAGGCCCTGAATGCAGCGTCAAGCATCTCTTGTGTGAAGTCAAAACAAAAGAGGATACTCCTTTGA
- the LOC121541859 gene encoding zinc finger protein-like 1, whose translation MGLCKCPKRKVTNLFCFEHRVNVCEHCLVSNHNKCIVQSYLQWLQDSDYNPNCRLCNNPLISQDTVRLVCYDVFHWACLHDLAARLPLHTAPAGYQCPSCQGPVFPPSNLASPIADMLREQLSLVNWARAGLGLPLIEEPVKDSTQDVTNYADWSTFDAPALEPTEAYPTHKAYPTHSYASSPNPSLAPTPVPSTVQEDHGNLHNNGEMVAHEQHSVVNMITATTTDTITVHTASSPRKIYDTRDSGHSSGHSSGHSSVTQIDFDDDKYRRRPALSWFARILKNRAGSKRTGLSWKQRVFMLLLVGVLGFFTLIIIMAKLGRASADSDPNLDPLLNPNIRVGNN comes from the exons ATGGGTCTGTGCAAGTGTCCTAAGAGGAAGGTGACCAACTTGTTCTGCTTTGAACATCGGGTGAATGTGTGTGAGCATTGTCTTGTCTCCAACCACAACAAG TGTATAGTGCAGTCCTACCTCCAGTGGCTTCAGGATAGTGATTACAACCCTAACTGTCGACTGTGTAATAACCCACTGATCTCCCAGGATACTGTCAGATTGGTCTGCTATG ATGTATTCCACTGGGCCTGTCTTCATGACCTGGCAGCCCGGTTGCCCCTACACACTGCTCCTGCGGGATACCAGTGCCCCAGCTGCCAGGGTCCAGTGTTTCCCCCCTCCAACCTGGCCAGCCCAATAGCTGACATGCTGAGGGAACAGTTGTCCTTAGTCAACTGGGCCAGAGCTGGACTAGGCCTACCTCTG ATTGAAGAACCTGTAAAAGACAGCACACAGGATGTCACTAATTATGCTGACTGGTCCACGTTTGATG CACCAGCATTGGAGCCGACTGAAGCTTACCCCACCCACAAAGCTTACCCCACCCACTCCTACGCCAGCAGCCCCAACCCTAGCCTCGCCCCTACTCCAGTTCCATCCACAGTACAGGAAGATCATGGAAATCTCCACAACAACGGGGAGATGGTGGCTCATGAACAACACTCTGTGGTCAACATGATTACTGCAACCACCACTGACACCATCACCGTACACACAG CATCATCCCCAAGGAAGATCTATGATACAAGGGACTCTGGACACAGCTCTGGACACAGCTCTGGACACAGCTCTGTGACACAGATTGACTTTGATGATGACAAGTACCGGCGACGACCAGCACTCAGCTGGTTTGCACGGATTCTCAA AAACCGGGCAGGTTCCAAGAGGACAGGCCTGTCCTGGAAGCAGAGGGTCTTCATGCTCCTTCTGGTTGGAGTTCTGGGATTCTTTACCTTAATCATCATTATGGCTAAACTGGGCCGTGCTTCAGCCGACTCTGACCCCAACTTAGACCCCCTACTAAACCCCAACATCCGAGTGGGCAACAACTGA
- the cdca5 gene encoding sororin: MSNETPQTFLSDSTSQPRRRSARLTSPNQNVPNSAPTNAMKRSITVRKIAPRKTQFNVLSNDNKENEQRLSEGSQKKTKISTPGPAQVPPPKATMLSPILAPSPPCPQAAADPEDSAWSQKVRRSYSRLSLGDSSFEHPQGQAVSSPSPLRRETMFGFEKLQTPQVIRKVEQSRVGPEASRSLSGVSSFTLLEGDDSAATAPDPEPDVNIPGVAMVKEKRRRRKKVPQLKLAELDDLAAKMNAEFEEAEGFDLVVE, translated from the exons ATGAGCAACGAGACACCTCAAACATTTTTGTCTG ATTCTACCAGCCAACCACGAAGGAGGTCAGCGCGGTTGACCTCTCCAAATCAAAATGTCCCCAACTCG GCTCCTACAAACGCCATGAAACGCAGCATCACTGTGAGGAAGATTGCACCCAGGAAAACACAATTCAAT GTACTCTCAAATGACAACAAAGAAAATGAACAAAGATTGTCTGAAGGCAGTCAGAAGAAGACCAAAATTTCTACCCCAGGACCTGCCCAGGTTCCTCCACCAAAAGCCACCATGCTCTCCCCGATCTTGGCTCCCTCACCACCCTGTCCCCAGGCTGCAGCGGACCCTGAGGACTCGGCATGGTCACAGAAGGTGCGTCGGTCCTACAGCCGCCTAAGCCTAGGGGATAGTTCGTTTGAGCATCCGCAAGGCCAGGCCGtgtcctccccatctcctctgcGTCGGGAGACCATGTTTGGGTTTGAGAAGCTTCAGACACCCCAGGTTATCCGCAAAGTGGAGCAGTCCAGGGTGGGCCCTGAGGCCTCCAGGTCTCTCAGTGGGGTCAGCTCCTTCACCCTGCTAGAAGGGGACGACAGTGCTGCCACTGCTCCCGACCCTGAGCCAGATGTCAACATCCCTGGAGTCGCTATggtaaaggagaagaggaggaggaggaagaaggttCCTCAACTAAAA CTGGCAGAGCTTGATGACCTTGCGGCAAAGATGAATGCAGAGTTTGAGGAGGCGGAAGGATTTGATTTGGTGGTGGAATAA